The sequence below is a genomic window from Dyadobacter chenwenxiniae.
AATTGGAACAATAACAGTGCATATACCTATCTGCAACTGACCAACCGGACTACTCAGGAAGCGTTTACCCAATCACTCGAAGCGTTTACCGCTCGGTTGTTGCGGGAAAAGCGCTTTCAAAACGAACGGGTGGTCGCTCAGAAAATCGGCGACATCCATCTTTATTCTCACAAGACATTTGAGACCGAGGCAAATGGCGACCCAAGGTCAGTGTACTTGCTGCTCGGTGTGGCAATACTGGTTTTGCTGGGTGCTTTCGTAAATTACGTGAACTTAACAACGGCCAGGGCGCTGGACAGGGCCAGGGAAGTCGGAGTGAGAAAGGCTGTCGGGTCAAATCAGCGGCAGATCCGGATGCAGGTGCTGGTCGAGACGGTACTAGTCAATTTGCTGGCCGGAGGTTTGGCTGTCGGCATCGTGGCAATGCTCGAAACATCATTTATCGACATTACCGGCCTGCCGGAGTCATTCACCGTGCTGGCCGATGCATTTTTCTGGAAAAGCGCAGTAGCGTTTCTGTTATGCAGCGTGCTGCTTTCAGGTTTTTACCCGGCTATCGTGCTCGCCTCGTTTGAGCCCGTGAAGGTATTGAAAGGTAATTTTTCAACCTCGGTCAAAGGTGCATTCCTCCGCAAGTCACTGGTCGTTTTCCAGTTTGCGGTGACATTGATTTTATTGGTTCAAACCGTGGTCGTGTATAAGCAGGTGAAGTACATGCGAGAACAAGAGCTGGGGCTCAATATAGACCACACACTGGTAGTAAAAGCACCTGTTGGGGCGGATATTCGTCCGGATTACAGCGCATTCCGGCAAATGCTGCTCGAACAATCACAGGTGAAAGGTGTTTCGTTTTCGGGCACCGTACCAGGGATGGGGACGGCGGGAATGGGAACGACCACCGGTGTTAACCTTTCGGGGGCCGCCCAGAAAACTTATTACAACTATCATATTACTGCCATTGACACGTCGTTTATCGATCAAATGTCTATCCGGTTGCTGGCCGGCAAGAACTTCGATGCGACAACCCGGCTCGGCTTCCCGGATACCACTGATCGGCAGCTGATCGTCAATATGGAAACGCTCCGGTTGTGGGAGATTAAAACGCCGCAGGAAGCGATCGGCAAACGGGTCGATCTCTGGGGCAATCAGGCGACGATCCGGGCGGTCGTTGATAACTACCATTATGACTCGCCCAAAGTGCCGCATATACCCATCATCCATTTGTATTCCCCCCGGTTCGACCGGTATGCGAGTGTGAAGTTTGCGCCCGGAAATCCCGCTGAGCAGTTGACCGCGCTCAAACGCGTTTATGAAGCCAATTTTCCCTATTCCCCTTTCACTTACTTTTTTCTGGATAGCGAGTATGACAAGCAATATAAAACAGAAGATCGTTTCCGCCAGGTTTTTGGCTTCCTGACCATTATCGCGGTCGTGATTTCCTGTCTGGGGTTATTTGGGTTAGCGACATTCACTGCTTCCAAACGGACCAAAGAAATCGGAATCAGGAAGGTAATCGGCGCAACGACCGGTGATCTGGTGGTACTATTGTCCAGGGAGTATTTTAAACTTATCATCGTGGCTATCGCCATTGGCCTGCCGGTGACATACTTCCTGGCCAGCGCCTGGCTCGATAATTATGCTACGCGGGCGTCGCTTACGCCGTACCTGTTCTTCGGCCCGGCGCTGACAATGCTGCTGATGGTGCTAGTATCGATCGGTATGAAAACCATTGCTACCGCATTACTCGACCCCGTTAAATCGCTCAGAAGTGAATGATCCATTCCTTTTAAATTTATAAGGTTTGTGCGTTTCATCTATCAATGGCGCATCTTGACGAGACGTGAAGAGAATCAGACGATGAACCCCATTGAGCCGCTTTTCAGCATTTACTCGTCGATATCGATGGGCAAATGCGTTCCGTTGCTCAGGAATGAAGGAATTTAGAGACTTTCGTTGTTCCGTCGCCACACTGTTTTCACACATCTTGTCCGGTCCCCGCGTAAGCCCTTCATCGCTAAGTAAGACGGATTACGGTCGCTTTTGACGCTTGATTTTAGTACAGTTAGGTATAAGAGCTAACTTTACTCGATTATCAAACAAAGCGGGTTACCGGATCCTTTGACACGACTTGGAGTACAATGTACATTTATCTCCGAAAAGTCTCCCAAAAAGAAAGTTTTGAAGGTTTTTAGTTGGAAGAAGCGATTATCCGTTATAAGGGCGCTTGCCCTATCAGTATATTTGCGCTTACT
It includes:
- a CDS encoding FtsX-like permease family protein → MLLNYTIIALRNLRKNSTFSFINIFGLATGLAVALLITQYVRFELSYEHGNPLADRVVRLSMDYMNGGTVDAQDAETYPPIAARALREMNEVESYARAYPLRNRLSAMQIGDRYYQLSNVYAVDSSFFRMFNYPLVRGKAGGIFGRPREAVLTETMARTYFNTLDVVGKTIKVPRSNSSILVEIVGVVPDSPANTHLKFDMVLSYPTMLSDFGESEDNWNNNSAYTYLQLTNRTTQEAFTQSLEAFTARLLREKRFQNERVVAQKIGDIHLYSHKTFETEANGDPRSVYLLLGVAILVLLGAFVNYVNLTTARALDRAREVGVRKAVGSNQRQIRMQVLVETVLVNLLAGGLAVGIVAMLETSFIDITGLPESFTVLADAFFWKSAVAFLLCSVLLSGFYPAIVLASFEPVKVLKGNFSTSVKGAFLRKSLVVFQFAVTLILLVQTVVVYKQVKYMREQELGLNIDHTLVVKAPVGADIRPDYSAFRQMLLEQSQVKGVSFSGTVPGMGTAGMGTTTGVNLSGAAQKTYYNYHITAIDTSFIDQMSIRLLAGKNFDATTRLGFPDTTDRQLIVNMETLRLWEIKTPQEAIGKRVDLWGNQATIRAVVDNYHYDSPKVPHIPIIHLYSPRFDRYASVKFAPGNPAEQLTALKRVYEANFPYSPFTYFFLDSEYDKQYKTEDRFRQVFGFLTIIAVVISCLGLFGLATFTASKRTKEIGIRKVIGATTGDLVVLLSREYFKLIIVAIAIGLPVTYFLASAWLDNYATRASLTPYLFFGPALTMLLMVLVSIGMKTIATALLDPVKSLRSE